One region of Salinirubrum litoreum genomic DNA includes:
- a CDS encoding bacteriorhodopsin: MTLHLWLGFVGMVLGAGAVALRARDRTGRARDPALLGLVVRVTAEATARGRRVRNAVLGVWLLYPVVWLLGPEGFALVPGLPAAVAAVGLDLVLKPGVGIVLAGLE; this comes from the coding sequence GTGACCCTCCACCTCTGGCTCGGCTTCGTCGGGATGGTGCTCGGAGCGGGCGCAGTCGCCCTGCGCGCCCGAGACCGAACCGGCCGAGCGCGGGACCCCGCGCTGCTCGGGCTCGTGGTACGGGTCACCGCCGAGGCGACCGCGCGGGGTCGGCGTGTCAGGAACGCGGTGCTGGGCGTGTGGCTGCTGTACCCCGTGGTCTGGCTCCTCGGCCCCGAGGGGTTCGCGCTGGTACCGGGGCTGCCGGCCGCGGTCGCCGCTGTGGGACTCGATCTGGTGCTGAAGCCCGGCGTCGGGATCGTGCTGGCCGGGCTGGAGTAG
- a CDS encoding PQQ-binding-like beta-propeller repeat protein, which translates to MPSRRSVLAAAGLAGLGSFAGCAGVVGRPAPDDPPPAETPPLDAERQVYGSDGQWSSFGCNAGNTRSVHGIHAGEAPVDDVTEQWRVPVSRSQLRAPIVADGRVFLPERDGLRVLDAESGAELWRAQGVETAPVVRDGTVYVADRAAPAVRALSAADGTEQWTTETTTAPAGPSMYPGQPLLVGVGERIVAFDPATGAVAWERGLFGRVLDHPPIWQGYFVAVATDAGEVAVLTTDDGRGHWRVSLPAPPTGPPSADSDAVYVTCRDGVTYALGGDSGSGTGRVWSVDTGWTPHGLGIERGLVVAGTTSEVHAVDSDSGAVRWRHALGDWRHTAPAFGRDTLFVGGDRLWALDPTAGSELSRGPAVRFERSFHGRVGPGPVLNDGTLYVVAETGPESAHLLALA; encoded by the coding sequence ATGCCCTCCAGACGTAGCGTGCTCGCGGCGGCCGGTCTCGCCGGACTCGGCTCGTTCGCCGGTTGTGCCGGCGTCGTCGGTCGCCCGGCCCCCGACGACCCGCCGCCAGCCGAGACGCCACCGCTCGACGCCGAGCGACAGGTGTACGGCTCCGACGGCCAGTGGTCCAGTTTCGGCTGTAACGCCGGCAACACGCGGAGCGTCCACGGGATTCACGCCGGCGAGGCACCGGTCGACGACGTGACCGAGCAGTGGCGCGTCCCGGTCTCGCGGTCGCAGTTGCGGGCCCCGATCGTCGCCGACGGGCGGGTGTTCCTGCCGGAACGCGACGGGCTTCGCGTCCTCGACGCGGAGAGCGGGGCGGAACTGTGGCGAGCACAGGGTGTCGAGACCGCGCCCGTCGTGCGCGACGGGACGGTCTACGTCGCGGACAGGGCGGCGCCAGCAGTCCGTGCGCTGTCGGCCGCCGACGGGACCGAGCAGTGGACGACCGAGACCACGACCGCACCGGCCGGGCCGTCGATGTACCCCGGTCAGCCACTGCTCGTCGGCGTCGGGGAGCGAATCGTCGCGTTCGACCCGGCGACCGGCGCGGTCGCGTGGGAGCGTGGGTTGTTCGGGCGGGTGCTCGACCACCCCCCGATCTGGCAGGGGTACTTCGTCGCGGTCGCGACCGACGCGGGCGAGGTGGCGGTCCTGACGACCGACGACGGCCGGGGTCACTGGCGCGTCTCGCTCCCTGCTCCGCCGACCGGTCCCCCCTCGGCTGACAGCGACGCGGTGTACGTCACCTGCCGGGACGGCGTGACCTACGCGCTCGGGGGCGATTCCGGTAGCGGGACGGGACGCGTCTGGTCGGTCGACACCGGGTGGACGCCGCACGGCCTCGGCATCGAACGGGGACTCGTGGTCGCCGGGACGACGAGCGAGGTCCACGCGGTCGACAGCGACTCGGGGGCGGTGCGCTGGCGGCACGCACTCGGCGACTGGCGACACACCGCGCCGGCGTTCGGGCGGGACACGCTGTTCGTCGGCGGCGACCGACTCTGGGCACTCGACCCGACTGCCGGGAGTGAACTGTCGCGCGGGCCGGCGGTCCGGTTCGAGCGCTCGTTCCACGGGCGGGTCGGCCCGGGGCCGGTGTTGAACGACGGAACGCTGTACGTGGTCGCCGAGACCGGCCCGGAGTCGGCACACCTGCTCGCGCTCGCGTGA
- the eif1A gene encoding translation initiation factor eIF-1A, translating into MSDNEGRRDLRMPDEDEVFAVVTDMLGANRVKVRCADGVERTARIPGRMQKRIWIREDDVVLVEPWDWQDEKADVAWRYEKSEADQLRDEGHIQ; encoded by the coding sequence ATGAGTGACAACGAGGGGCGACGCGACCTGCGGATGCCCGACGAGGACGAGGTGTTCGCGGTCGTGACAGACATGCTCGGGGCGAACCGCGTGAAAGTACGCTGTGCGGACGGTGTCGAGCGCACCGCCCGGATTCCGGGGCGGATGCAGAAACGCATCTGGATCCGGGAGGACGACGTGGTGCTCGTCGAACCGTGGGACTGGCAAGACGAGAAGGCCGACGTGGCCTGGCGCTACGAGAAGAGCGAGGCGGACCAACTGCGCGACGAAGGCCACATCCAGTAA
- the alaS gene encoding alanine--tRNA ligase, producing the protein MSDLESEYRLDYFEENDFVRRECVSCGAHFWTRDHDRDLCGEPPCEDYSFIDNPGFDEAYTLEEMREAFLSFFEDHGHERIDPYPVAANRWRDDVLLTQASIYDFQPLVTSGQTPPPANPLTISQPCIRMQDIDNVGKTGRHTMAFEMMAHHAFNAREEAGDKYAYSGEVYWKDETVALCDELFESLGADLSEITYIEDPWVGGGNAGPAIEVIYRGAELATLVFMSMEQDPEGEYELKDGNRYSPMDTYIVDTGYGLERWTWMSQGTPTVYEAVYPDTIDFLKENAGIEHTDEEAELLNRAAKLAGRMDIDEAEDMESARDNIADRLDVNVRELTDLMEPMEDIYAIADHCRTLAYMFGDEIVPSNVGTGYLARMVLRRTKRLVDNVGVDAPLDELVDMQAKRLGYDNRDTIRDIVRTEERKYRKTLERGSRKVESIADEYAGTGEPIPTETLIELYDSHGLQPDMVAEIAEERGATVDVPDDFYSLVAARHDSEQAFADKDETDDRLADLPETEKLYYDDQERTEFEAVVLDVFEREEGYDVVLDQTMFYPEGGGQPADRGTLTADDLTVEVEDVQTRGDVVLHRTDRNPGKGEFVRGQVDVDRRRALMRHHTATHVIGYAARQVLGDHVRQAGAQKGVNSSRFDVSHYERITRAEVKEIERVANELVMRNVPVKQEWPDRHEAEEKHGFDLYQGGIPPGESIRLIHVADDVQACGGTHVKRTGDIGVIKVLTTEPVQDGIERIVFAAGDAAIEATQRTEDALYDAADVLDVSPQEVPETAERFFTEWKQRGKEIDRLTDELAEARAKAESEEVDIDGTSAVIQRLDADSDELRATANALADEGTVAVLGSAVGGSAQFVVAVPEGVGVNAGEVVAQLSAKVGGGGGGPPDFAQGGGPDVEALDEALDEAADVLRAVLNA; encoded by the coding sequence ATGAGCGATCTCGAATCGGAGTACCGCCTCGACTATTTCGAGGAGAACGACTTCGTGCGACGGGAGTGTGTCTCGTGTGGCGCGCACTTCTGGACACGGGATCACGACCGCGACCTGTGCGGTGAACCCCCGTGTGAGGACTACAGCTTCATCGACAACCCCGGCTTCGACGAGGCGTACACCTTAGAGGAGATGCGGGAGGCGTTCCTCTCCTTCTTCGAGGACCACGGCCACGAGCGCATCGACCCGTACCCGGTCGCCGCGAACCGCTGGCGCGACGACGTGCTCCTGACGCAGGCGTCTATCTACGACTTCCAGCCCCTCGTCACCTCGGGCCAGACGCCGCCGCCGGCGAACCCACTGACGATCAGCCAGCCCTGCATTCGGATGCAGGACATCGACAACGTCGGCAAGACCGGGCGGCACACGATGGCCTTCGAGATGATGGCCCACCACGCGTTCAACGCCCGCGAGGAGGCCGGCGACAAATACGCCTACTCCGGCGAGGTCTACTGGAAAGACGAGACCGTCGCACTCTGTGATGAACTGTTCGAGTCGCTCGGCGCGGACCTCTCGGAGATCACCTACATCGAGGACCCGTGGGTCGGCGGCGGCAACGCCGGGCCCGCCATCGAGGTCATCTATCGCGGTGCGGAACTCGCCACGCTCGTCTTCATGTCGATGGAACAGGACCCCGAGGGCGAGTACGAACTGAAGGACGGCAACCGGTACTCGCCGATGGACACCTACATCGTCGACACCGGCTACGGACTCGAACGCTGGACGTGGATGAGCCAGGGCACTCCCACCGTCTACGAGGCCGTCTACCCCGACACCATCGACTTCCTGAAGGAGAACGCCGGCATCGAACACACCGACGAGGAGGCCGAACTGCTCAACCGGGCCGCGAAACTCGCGGGCCGGATGGACATCGACGAGGCCGAGGACATGGAGTCGGCCCGCGACAACATCGCCGACCGCCTCGACGTGAACGTCCGCGAACTGACGGACCTGATGGAGCCGATGGAGGACATCTACGCCATCGCGGACCACTGCCGGACGCTGGCGTACATGTTCGGCGACGAGATCGTCCCCTCGAACGTCGGCACCGGCTACCTCGCCCGGATGGTCCTCCGCCGCACGAAACGACTCGTCGACAACGTCGGCGTCGACGCCCCGCTGGACGAACTCGTCGACATGCAGGCGAAGCGGCTGGGCTACGACAACCGCGACACGATCCGCGACATCGTCAGGACGGAAGAACGCAAGTACCGGAAGACGCTCGAACGCGGCAGCCGGAAGGTCGAGTCCATCGCCGACGAGTACGCCGGCACCGGCGAGCCGATCCCGACCGAGACGCTGATCGAGTTGTACGACTCCCACGGCCTCCAGCCGGACATGGTCGCGGAGATCGCCGAGGAGCGCGGGGCGACCGTGGACGTGCCCGACGACTTCTACTCGCTCGTCGCGGCCCGCCACGACTCCGAGCAGGCCTTCGCCGACAAAGACGAGACCGACGACCGACTCGCCGACCTCCCGGAGACGGAGAAGCTCTACTACGACGACCAGGAGCGCACCGAGTTCGAGGCGGTCGTACTGGACGTCTTCGAGCGCGAGGAGGGGTACGACGTCGTCTTGGACCAGACGATGTTCTACCCCGAGGGCGGTGGGCAACCCGCCGACCGGGGGACGCTGACGGCCGACGACCTCACCGTCGAAGTCGAGGACGTCCAGACCCGGGGCGACGTCGTCCTCCACCGCACCGACCGCAACCCGGGCAAAGGTGAGTTCGTCCGGGGGCAGGTGGACGTGGACCGCCGGCGCGCCCTGATGCGGCACCACACCGCGACCCACGTGATCGGCTACGCCGCCCGGCAGGTGCTCGGCGACCACGTCCGGCAGGCCGGCGCACAGAAGGGCGTCAACTCCTCCCGGTTCGACGTGAGTCACTACGAGCGCATCACTCGCGCGGAGGTCAAGGAGATCGAACGCGTCGCCAACGAACTGGTGATGCGGAACGTCCCGGTCAAACAGGAGTGGCCCGACCGCCACGAGGCCGAGGAGAAACACGGCTTCGACCTCTATCAAGGTGGTATTCCGCCGGGCGAGTCGATCCGGCTGATCCACGTCGCCGACGACGTGCAGGCCTGTGGCGGCACGCACGTCAAGCGCACCGGCGACATCGGCGTCATCAAGGTGCTCACCACGGAACCGGTGCAGGACGGCATCGAGCGCATCGTCTTCGCGGCCGGCGACGCCGCCATCGAGGCGACCCAGCGCACCGAGGACGCGCTGTACGACGCGGCCGACGTACTCGACGTGAGTCCCCAGGAGGTGCCGGAGACCGCCGAACGCTTCTTCACCGAGTGGAAACAGCGCGGGAAGGAGATCGACCGTCTGACGGACGAACTCGCCGAGGCCCGTGCCAAGGCGGAGTCCGAGGAGGTCGACATCGACGGGACGTCCGCGGTGATCCAGCGACTCGACGCCGACAGCGACGAACTCCGGGCGACCGCCAACGCGCTGGCGGACGAGGGGACGGTCGCGGTGCTGGGCAGTGCGGTCGGCGGGTCGGCCCAGTTCGTCGTCGCGGTACCCGAGGGCGTCGGCGTGAACGCGGGCGAGGTCGTCGCCCAGTTGTCGGCGAAGGTCGGCGGCGGCGGCGGCGGCCCGCCGGACTTCGCGCAGGGCGGCGGCCCGGACGTCGAGGCGCTGGACGAGGCGCTGGACGAGGCGGCCGACGTGCTGCGCGCCGTGTTGAACGCGTAG
- a CDS encoding tyrosine--tRNA ligase: protein MDAHELLTRNVSEVVTEAEVEALADDPEGKRAYVGYEPSGVLHIGHMLTANKLIDLQEAGFEVVVLLADVHAYLNGKGTFEEIADVAERMRDQFVAYGLDESQTEFRLGSEFQFDREYVTDLHQLELETSLSRAERAMSEIKSGDTVKVSQAVYPLMQALDIVYLDLDLAVGGMEQRKVHMLARDVLPKIDYDAPTCLHTPLIADLGTGIGKMSSSEGVTISMEDSTEDIEQKVNGAFCPPTRDPDPDDEGRERENPVLQIFEYHVFPRFETVVVERPEQYGGDLTYDDYESLADDLESGELHPADAKGALATYLDELIAPGRAQIVESRDGR from the coding sequence ATGGACGCACACGAGTTGCTCACTCGGAACGTCTCCGAGGTGGTCACCGAGGCGGAGGTGGAGGCGCTGGCCGACGACCCCGAGGGGAAGCGGGCGTACGTCGGCTACGAGCCGTCCGGCGTCCTCCACATCGGGCACATGCTGACGGCGAACAAGCTGATCGACCTGCAGGAGGCGGGCTTCGAGGTCGTCGTCCTGCTGGCGGACGTCCACGCCTACCTCAACGGGAAGGGCACCTTCGAGGAGATCGCCGACGTGGCCGAGCGGATGCGCGACCAGTTCGTCGCCTACGGCCTCGACGAGTCGCAGACCGAGTTCCGCCTCGGCTCGGAGTTCCAGTTCGACCGCGAGTACGTCACCGACCTCCACCAACTGGAACTGGAGACGTCGCTCTCGCGGGCCGAACGGGCCATGTCGGAGATCAAGTCCGGCGACACCGTCAAAGTCTCACAGGCGGTCTACCCGCTGATGCAGGCGCTGGACATCGTCTACCTCGATCTCGATCTGGCGGTCGGCGGGATGGAACAGCGGAAGGTCCACATGCTCGCGCGTGACGTACTCCCCAAGATCGACTACGACGCGCCGACCTGCCTCCACACGCCGCTGATCGCCGATCTCGGCACCGGGATCGGGAAGATGTCCTCCAGCGAGGGAGTCACCATCTCGATGGAGGACTCGACCGAGGACATCGAACAGAAGGTCAACGGCGCGTTCTGCCCGCCGACGCGCGATCCGGACCCCGACGACGAGGGACGGGAACGGGAGAACCCCGTGTTGCAGATCTTCGAGTACCACGTCTTCCCCCGGTTCGAGACGGTCGTCGTGGAGCGCCCGGAGCAGTACGGCGGCGACCTCACCTACGACGACTACGAGTCGCTGGCCGACGATCTGGAGTCGGGCGAGTTGCATCCGGCCGACGCGAAAGGTGCCCTCGCGACGTACCTCGACGAACTGATCGCGCCCGGCAGAGCACAGATCGTCGAGTCCCGAGACGGCAGGTAG
- a CDS encoding ABC transporter permease gives MSWQAIARKDFQDALRSRWLLALTTLFVLLVSAAVYVVRPASGQTVSSNAVVNFIIVKDGLVTTLIPLIALVMAYAAVVGERESGSLKLLLSLPHSRSDVVLGKVLGRAAAIAAPVFVGFLLPGFILLLIPGVTFQPGYYLGYTFLTAFLATVFVAIAVGFSAAVSSQRFAIGGAIGIYFLFVPLWGVVRFPLQLYLQFGGGPSWLPVSGADLLEFLRLLNPVGSFKIVINSFMAGSLFASAQGVPSPRMQIAALSMLLAWLLAPPLLGLWRFENADL, from the coding sequence ATGAGTTGGCAGGCGATCGCCCGGAAGGACTTCCAGGACGCCCTCCGGTCCCGGTGGCTCCTCGCGCTGACGACGCTGTTCGTCCTCCTCGTCTCGGCGGCGGTCTACGTCGTCCGCCCCGCGTCGGGCCAGACCGTCTCCTCGAACGCGGTGGTCAACTTCATCATCGTCAAGGACGGCTTGGTCACGACGCTGATCCCGCTGATCGCGCTGGTGATGGCGTACGCCGCCGTGGTCGGCGAACGCGAGTCGGGGTCGCTGAAACTCCTGCTCTCGCTGCCCCACTCGCGGTCGGACGTGGTCCTCGGGAAGGTGCTGGGGCGCGCGGCGGCCATCGCCGCGCCCGTCTTCGTCGGCTTCCTCCTGCCGGGGTTCATCCTCCTCCTGATCCCCGGTGTGACCTTCCAGCCGGGCTACTACCTCGGCTACACCTTCCTGACCGCGTTCCTGGCGACCGTCTTCGTCGCCATCGCGGTCGGCTTCTCGGCGGCGGTCTCCTCCCAGCGGTTCGCCATCGGCGGCGCGATCGGGATCTACTTCCTGTTCGTCCCGCTGTGGGGCGTCGTCCGGTTCCCGCTCCAACTGTACCTCCAGTTCGGTGGCGGTCCGAGTTGGCTCCCGGTCTCCGGGGCGGACCTGCTGGAGTTCCTCCGCCTGCTCAACCCGGTCGGCTCGTTCAAGATCGTCATCAACTCGTTCATGGCCGGGTCGCTGTTCGCCAGCGCACAGGGCGTGCCGAGTCCCCGGATGCAGATCGCGGCGCTGTCGATGCTGCTGGCCTGGCTGCTGGCACCGCCGCTGCTCGGTCTCTGGCGGTTCGAGAACGCCGATCTGTGA
- a CDS encoding DUF7470 family protein: MLDKLGTLGLVGIVVTLAGLGLVAYQAPLVAAGLFLVLAGIGLVTQSLVKNVMSAFGFA; encoded by the coding sequence ATGCTCGACAAACTCGGGACGCTGGGTCTCGTCGGTATCGTCGTCACGCTCGCGGGCCTCGGTCTCGTCGCCTACCAGGCCCCGCTGGTCGCCGCCGGGTTGTTTCTCGTCCTCGCTGGCATCGGCCTCGTCACGCAGAGTCTCGTCAAGAACGTGATGTCCGCGTTCGGGTTCGCCTGA
- a CDS encoding ABC transporter ATP-binding protein: MAAIELDGVRKEFGDVTAVDGVDLTVPEGSIYGFLGPNGAGKSTTINMLLDFVRPTSGEVRVLGRDAQSDSVTIRERLGVLPEGFDVYDRLTGRKHVEFAIESKEADADPDAILDRVGLSDAVDRKAGGYSKGMRQRLALGMALVGDPDLLILDEPSSGLDPAGAKEMREIVREEAERGTTVFFSSHVLGQVEAVCDRVGIMRQGTLVAEDSVEGLREAAGADATLRIDTAGIEDGAAEAVESVEGVTGVTVEGDSLSVSCDSDAKTAVLTALESSGVTVENFETESASLEDLFLAYTEEDREVTA, from the coding sequence ATGGCCGCCATCGAGTTGGACGGAGTACGAAAGGAGTTCGGCGACGTGACAGCCGTGGACGGCGTCGACCTCACGGTCCCCGAAGGATCGATCTACGGCTTCCTCGGGCCGAACGGCGCGGGCAAGTCCACGACGATCAACATGCTGTTAGACTTCGTGCGCCCGACGAGCGGGGAGGTCCGGGTGCTGGGCAGAGACGCTCAGTCCGACAGCGTGACGATCCGGGAACGACTCGGCGTCCTGCCCGAGGGGTTCGACGTGTACGACCGCCTCACGGGCCGGAAACACGTCGAGTTCGCCATCGAGTCGAAGGAGGCCGACGCCGACCCCGACGCGATCCTCGACCGGGTCGGCCTCTCGGACGCCGTCGATCGGAAGGCCGGCGGCTACTCGAAGGGGATGCGCCAGCGACTCGCGCTCGGGATGGCGCTCGTCGGCGATCCCGACCTGTTGATCCTCGACGAACCCTCCTCGGGACTGGACCCGGCGGGCGCGAAGGAGATGCGCGAGATCGTCCGCGAGGAGGCCGAACGCGGGACGACGGTCTTCTTCTCGTCGCACGTGCTCGGGCAGGTCGAGGCGGTCTGTGACCGCGTCGGCATCATGCGGCAGGGGACACTCGTCGCCGAGGACAGCGTCGAGGGCCTGCGCGAGGCCGCCGGCGCGGACGCGACCCTCCGCATCGACACCGCCGGGATCGAAGACGGGGCAGCCGAGGCAGTCGAGTCGGTCGAGGGCGTCACCGGCGTCACGGTCGAGGGCGACAGCCTGTCGGTCTCGTGTGACAGCGACGCCAAGACTGCGGTCCTCACGGCGCTCGAATCCTCGGGCGTCACGGTCGAGAACTTCGAGACGGAGAGCGCGTCACTGGAGGACCTCTTCTTGGCGTACACCGAAGAGGACCGGGAGGTGACGGCATGA
- a CDS encoding TspO/MBR family protein translates to MTVSETQTRDAGGQSPGDQSAGGLDRRDLLTAGGFVLLVNAVGASGALLGGPGSPWFAALTKPWFYPPGWAFGVVWTALFSLMGVALWLVWRAGTDRREVRVAIGAFAGQMVLNLAWTPAFFSLQRPLVALGIILALWVAILGTMVAFRRVSRWAALLLGPYLLWVSFAAVLNFELWRLN, encoded by the coding sequence ATGACAGTCTCCGAGACGCAGACGCGGGACGCCGGCGGGCAGTCCCCCGGCGACCAGTCGGCCGGCGGACTCGACCGCCGGGACCTGCTGACGGCCGGGGGGTTCGTCCTGCTGGTCAACGCCGTCGGCGCGAGCGGTGCGCTGCTCGGCGGCCCGGGGTCGCCGTGGTTCGCCGCGCTCACGAAGCCGTGGTTCTACCCGCCGGGGTGGGCCTTCGGCGTCGTCTGGACCGCGCTGTTCTCGCTCATGGGCGTCGCACTCTGGCTGGTCTGGCGAGCGGGCACCGACCGGCGCGAGGTTCGGGTCGCGATCGGCGCGTTCGCCGGCCAGATGGTGCTGAACCTCGCGTGGACGCCCGCCTTCTTCAGCCTCCAGCGACCGCTCGTGGCGCTCGGGATCATCCTCGCGCTGTGGGTCGCCATCCTCGGGACGATGGTCGCCTTCCGGCGTGTCTCCCGGTGGGCGGCGCTCCTGCTCGGTCCCTACCTGCTGTGGGTGAGCTTCGCGGCGGTGCTCAACTTCGAACTGTGGCGACTGAACTGA
- a CDS encoding methyl-accepting chemotaxis protein has protein sequence MSDDVHVGEHGASEGTGGDPREGDADDASTAPDDVSSRVHVGEAAVARAQRERSGDAGHEAGDTNDRPADSPAPPTARAGMTVAEGTILDGVGAPIFMLDAGHEVIAWNHGLEQLTGVPAEEALGSTHASEAFYPDGRRAKTLADKVLDEPEAAHESYDITLEDSDLPLYGDTSTMLDRHGTERHISFTAMPIRDAGQVVGVVETVHDRTEDVRRHRAISELVDELQTTIRRLVGGELATRAEFTGDREAVDDGLLSVVDELNEMAEQFEQLTGRVDRKTAALDAAVQRAVEAAARIDRHVEAQNDLLDEGATEMQSFSASMEEVAATADQVNAAAEGASEAAADGLDASEDAREVTDEVIETSDDLVASVQHLGERMDDIESVVEVISEVAEQTNLLALNANIEAARAGEDGDGFAVVADEVKALAEETRTHTEEITDRIAELQAEADRTVDATEQSHERIEHAGERITTVLEAFDAIAESIDEAARGVVEVSRATDDQAATVEDLTATIETVQGYAEKTETATDEIVAATDAQSDAIDELGESVADLRGNDEVGATVEADGGIVSGEREAGTSGETGFVPADPVDPE, from the coding sequence GTGTCGGACGATGTGCACGTCGGCGAACACGGTGCCAGCGAGGGCACCGGCGGCGACCCACGAGAGGGAGACGCTGACGACGCGTCGACCGCCCCAGACGACGTGTCCAGCAGAGTCCACGTCGGCGAGGCGGCGGTCGCGCGGGCACAGCGTGAGCGTAGTGGCGACGCCGGACACGAGGCCGGCGACACGAACGACAGGCCAGCCGACAGCCCCGCCCCGCCGACCGCCCGCGCCGGGATGACGGTGGCCGAGGGGACGATCCTCGACGGGGTCGGCGCACCGATCTTCATGCTGGACGCGGGCCACGAGGTGATCGCGTGGAACCACGGCCTCGAACAGTTGACAGGCGTACCAGCCGAGGAGGCACTGGGGTCGACCCACGCCAGCGAGGCGTTCTACCCGGATGGTCGGCGGGCGAAGACGCTCGCGGACAAGGTGCTCGACGAACCGGAGGCCGCACACGAGTCGTACGACATCACGCTCGAGGACTCCGACCTCCCGCTGTACGGCGACACCAGCACGATGCTCGACCGCCACGGCACCGAGCGACACATCTCGTTCACGGCGATGCCGATCCGCGACGCCGGCCAGGTCGTCGGCGTCGTCGAGACGGTCCACGACAGGACCGAGGACGTGCGCCGACACCGGGCAATCTCCGAGTTGGTGGACGAACTCCAGACGACCATCCGACGACTGGTCGGCGGGGAGTTGGCCACCAGAGCCGAGTTTACCGGCGACCGCGAGGCGGTGGACGACGGCCTCCTGTCGGTCGTGGACGAACTGAACGAGATGGCCGAGCAGTTCGAGCAGTTGACCGGTCGCGTCGACCGGAAGACGGCCGCACTCGACGCGGCCGTCCAGCGTGCCGTCGAGGCCGCCGCCCGCATCGACCGGCACGTCGAGGCGCAGAACGACCTGCTGGACGAGGGGGCGACCGAGATGCAGTCTTTCTCCGCGAGCATGGAGGAGGTCGCCGCCACCGCCGATCAGGTGAACGCGGCCGCAGAGGGTGCGAGCGAGGCGGCCGCCGACGGACTGGACGCGAGCGAGGACGCCCGCGAGGTGACAGACGAGGTGATCGAGACCAGCGACGACCTCGTCGCCAGCGTCCAACACCTCGGCGAGCGCATGGACGACATCGAGTCGGTCGTGGAGGTCATCTCCGAGGTGGCCGAGCAGACCAACCTGCTCGCGCTGAACGCGAACATCGAGGCGGCCCGCGCGGGCGAGGACGGCGACGGCTTCGCGGTCGTCGCAGACGAGGTGAAGGCCCTCGCCGAGGAGACCCGCACCCACACCGAGGAGATCACCGACCGGATCGCCGAACTGCAGGCGGAGGCCGACCGAACCGTCGACGCGACCGAGCAGTCCCACGAGCGGATCGAACACGCCGGCGAGCGCATCACGACCGTCCTCGAAGCGTTCGACGCCATCGCCGAGTCGATCGACGAGGCGGCACGGGGCGTCGTCGAAGTCTCCCGCGCGACCGACGATCAGGCCGCGACCGTCGAGGACCTGACGGCGACCATCGAGACGGTCCAGGGGTACGCCGAGAAGACGGAGACCGCGACCGACGAGATCGTGGCCGCGACCGACGCCCAGTCCGACGCCATCGACGAGTTGGGCGAGAGCGTGGCGGACCTCCGGGGCAACGACGAGGTCGGCGCGACCGTGGAGGCCGACGGCGGGATCGTGTCCGGCGAGAGGGAAGCCGGTACGTCAGGCGAGACCGGATTCGTGCCCGCCGATCCGGTCGATCCGGAGTGA
- the hisH gene encoding imidazole glycerol phosphate synthase subunit HisH, whose product MSLMEPPEETLASVAMVDYGLGNLRSATRGLERAGADVTITDDPADFHDADGIVLPGVGAFSEGMDNAGPFREPLREAVDRGQPVFGICLGMQMLLTSSEEADHAGEGEVEGLDFIPGRNVRFAEGQKVPHMGWNELHVERDHPLVAGVDGEYAYFVHSYYARPDDEDAVVATTDYGVSFPSIVADESGLVFGTQFHPEKSGETGLRILKNFVELCADR is encoded by the coding sequence ATGAGTCTGATGGAGCCACCCGAGGAGACGCTCGCCTCGGTGGCGATGGTGGACTACGGCCTGGGGAACCTCCGGAGCGCGACCCGTGGTCTCGAACGCGCGGGCGCGGACGTGACGATCACCGACGACCCCGCCGACTTCCACGACGCCGACGGCATCGTCCTGCCGGGTGTCGGCGCGTTCAGCGAGGGGATGGACAACGCCGGCCCGTTCCGCGAACCGCTCCGCGAGGCGGTCGACCGCGGCCAGCCAGTGTTCGGCATCTGTCTCGGGATGCAGATGCTGTTGACCTCCAGCGAGGAGGCGGACCACGCCGGCGAGGGTGAAGTGGAGGGACTCGACTTCATCCCCGGTCGAAACGTCAGGTTCGCCGAGGGCCAGAAGGTGCCCCACATGGGCTGGAACGAACTGCACGTCGAACGTGACCACCCGCTCGTCGCGGGCGTCGACGGCGAGTACGCCTACTTCGTCCACTCGTACTACGCGCGACCGGACGACGAGGACGCGGTCGTCGCCACGACCGACTACGGCGTCTCCTTCCCCTCGATCGTCGCCGACGAGTCGGGACTCGTCTTCGGGACGCAGTTCCACCCCGAGAAGAGCGGCGAGACCGGCCTGCGCATCCTCAAGAACTTCGTCGAACTCTGCGCGGACCGGTAG